The following proteins are co-located in the Haliotis asinina isolate JCU_RB_2024 chromosome 13, JCU_Hal_asi_v2, whole genome shotgun sequence genome:
- the LOC137260106 gene encoding uncharacterized protein codes for MEVSTIILFSLLMRGVRAIDTGDSLAALATRVRLVEGEIHSWKLTAVNSEIKLMNRFEVLESSLKEELAGRFLPPLIKPLVQMAIKDILNGDYIGNIISGHVLEEVQTLKSSGQQTKTQLKAVLQRLRRVERDRDAYRKSLRKQRRRLTKDIRALQVQLNHTVADLGDARRMNSDTKRKLIGVTEDFIALNTSSVMMRNEVESCMDGLKQIRLKLPTDIQSLTTQLNQTKEDLMDTEGIISGLTEDLMTLNTRCGMGKEVKPSGRNESSLTTSSLSEMSVTTTAASTDPSPSNTAPPAKVTIQHSDVHASTTDASEDLTLSSTVSPAPETTQDSDAQATPSPATGRDLYDASKDGDLGRVKRILSAGHVDINYRRGSWTPVMAAAWRGHRDVVEFLVGRGADVSLVDRGGDNVLHLACYNGDVETVKLILDLDVVDVNVRNNNGWTAADIARGNRHQRVLDLLVSRGAH; via the exons ATGGAGGTATCAACAATTATTCTCTTCAGTCTCCTGATGCGTGGTGTGAGAGCCATAGATACTGGTGACAGTTTGGCAGCCTTGGCTACACGGGTGCGTCTGGTGGAAGGAGAGATCCACTCGTGGAAGCTAACTGCTGTTAATTCTGAGATAAAACTAATGAACAGGTTTGAGGTACTGGAGTCGTCCCTGAAAGAAGAACTGGCTGGAAGATTCCTTCCTCCCCTGATTAAGCCTCTCGTCCAAATGGCAATTAAAGACATCTTGAACGGAGACTATATCGGCAACATTATCAGCGGACATGTTCTTGAAGAAGTACAAACTCTAAAAAGCAGTGGACAACAGACAAAGACACAACTGAAAGCCGTATTACAACGGTTGAGACGTGTTGAACGGGATAGAGACGCTTATAGAAAGAGTCTTCGAAAACAACGCCGCAGACTCACCAAAGACATACGTGCATTACAGGTACAGTTAAATCACACTGTTGCTGACTTGGGTGATGCGAGGAGGATGAACTCCGACACAAAGAGAAAACTTATTGGTGTTACTGAGGACTTTATTGCGCTGAATACAAGTAGTGTGATGATGAGAAACGAAGTTGAATCGTGCATGGATGGCCTGAAGCAAATCCGACTGAAGTTACCCACAGACATTCAGAGTTTAACCACTCAACTAAACCAGACCAAAGAAGATCTGATGGATACAGAGGGCATAATCAGCGGTCTAACAGAGGACTTGATGACACTGAATACACGTTGTGGGATGGGGAAAGAGGTTAAACCAAGTGGTAGAAATGAAAGCTCGCTGACAACATCGTCTTTGTCGGAGATGTCAGTCACGACTACAGCAG CCTCAACTGACCCGAGCCCGAGCAACACAGCTCCACCAGCGAAAGTGACGATACAACACTCTGATGTACATG cctccACGACTGACGCAAGTGAGGATCTGACACTGAGCAGCACCGTTTCACCAGCGCCAGAgacgacacaagactctgatGCACAAG CGACTCCATCACCAGCAACAGGCCGCGACCTCTACGACGCCAGCAAGGACGGTGACCTGGGGAGAGTGAAGCGGATCCTGTCAGCGGGTCACGTTGACATCAACTATAGAAGAGGCAGCTGGACACCGGTGATGGCGGCAGCATGGCGGGGACACAGGGAcgtggtggagttcctggtgggaagaggggctgatgtgtcactggtggacaggGGCGGTGACAACGTCCTTCACTTGGCCTGTTATAATGGAGACGTGGAGACGGTGAAGCTGATCCTGGACCTGGACGTGGTGGACGTCAACGTCAGGAACAACAACGGGTGGACAGCGGCCGACATA